ACTTTTGCGTTCTCGATTCTTTTTGGCATGTTTGGCCTGACTCTTTCCTTGTCAATTACAAGACCTTTGACAAGTTCTGTGTCAAGAATGCTGCCGCCGTCACGCTTCTCGATAGTAATATCCTCAACATCTACCTTGATGCCTTCATCTGTCTCTTCGACAACTGAAAGTACAGCATCAAGTGCTTTCTCTGCAAGGAACTCTTTGTACTCGCCAGCAGCTTTTCCTGTGAGGGAGGTCTTTGCCAGTTTCATCAAGGTTTCCCTGTCATCTGGAGAAACATCGATGGTGATGGTCTTTAAGATCTCAACTGCCTTCTCTGCTGCATGTCTGTATCCACCGGAGATGATCGTTGGGTGAACACCTTTCTCTATGAGCTCTTCTGCCTTTGTGAGAAGTTCTCCTGTGAGTACTGCTGCGGTTGTTGTACCGTCACCGACTTCTGCATCCTGAGTCTTTGAAACCTCAACTACCATCTTTGCAGCTGGGTGTTCAATGTCCATTTCCTTGAGGATTGTAGCACCATCGTTTGTGATGACGATATCTCCAAGTCCGTCAACAAGCATCTTGTCCATACCTTTTGGACCAAGTGTTGTCCTGACTGCTTTTGCGACTGCTTTTCCTGCGAGGATGTTAATGCTCTGTGCATCCCTTGCACGGGATCTGTTCCTGTTCCCTAAAGCGTAACCTGCCAATTTTTAACCTCCTAATAATCATAACGTTCTGTAAGTTAGAAGTAAACATTAATTTGATTTTAGTACTCTCTATGGTACTGCTCAATCTAAATGCAGGCAGTTCTATATAAAGATAACTGCTTGGTTTTTGACTGTTGATACAAAAACAAGAACAAAATAAAATATGAGAACGATGCAAAATGCACCGCTAAAACCGTATATAATTCAGAAATTCAGAGTTTCTCGGCAATCTGCACTGCATTGAGTGCTGCACCTTTTAGTATCTGGTCTCCACATACAAAGAACTCAAGCCCGTGGTCACCAAATACAAGATTCTGCCTGATCCTGCCGACTTCCACATCGTACTTCTTAGTAGCAGTCAGTGGCATTGGATAAACTTTGTTAGCAATATCATCCTTCAGATCAACACCCTGAACAGAGCTTAGTAATTTCCTTGCATCATCAGGATTTACAGGCTTTTCTGTTTCAATAACAATGCTTTCAGCATGCACTCTCATGGTTGGGATCCTTACACATGTACAGCTAATTGGCATGTCCGGCTCAGAGAAGATCTTCCTGGTTTCCCAGACTACCTTCATTTCCTCACGGGTGTAGTCATTCTCCTGGAAACTGTCGATGTGCGGAATTGCGTTGAATGCTATCGGGTAAGCAAATACCTTGTTACCAACTTCCTTGCCGTCAAGATAATTGCGAGTCTCCTGTGTAAGTTCGCTCATTCCCGCAGCTCCGGCTCCGCTTGTAGCCTGATAGGTACTGATGATTACCTTTTTAACACCATATTCCTTGTGGAGTGCATACAATGGTATAGCGGCAATTGCAGTTGTACAATTTGGGTTTGCAATGAGTTTTGAATCACCAATTGAATCAGCATTGATCTCAGGAACTACCAGAGGTACATTGTCATCATACCTGAAAGCGCTGCTGTTGTCAATTACATAACAACCTGCACTGGTTGCTTTCTCAGCATTCTCCTGGCTCCATCCGCCACTTATTGCGAAAAATGCAATATCCATCTCAGAGTAATCTGCTTCATCTGCATTTTCAATGGTTATTTCACCGAATGGTGTTTCCATGACCTTGCCAGCACTTCTTACTGAAGCAAAAAGCCTTAATTTCTCCACAGGGAAATTCCTGTCGTGTAGTACTTCAATAATTTCTCTACCTACTGCACCGGTAGCACCCATAATTCCTACTTTGTAACTCATAATTATATCATCCGTCAGATTGCAGGGATTTACTGTAAAACCAATTAGCATAATAAGTTTCTGATTTACTAATATCGTTACCGCATATCGGCCTTTTTTCTGACACTATCATATATAAGAAGTGATATGAAGATTATCCCTGTTCGCATTTAAAAAAGTGCATATTTTACATGTCTAAGGTTAACCTTAAATTGGGCACAAAAACTAAAATGAGGACAAAGCCAGCTTTTTCTGTATCATTGGATAGCTATTGCTTTGTTGAAAGGTTATAAAGCCTGCTTATAGGTTAGATCAATATATCAATATGAAACCAGCGTATGTATACATGCGGTTTTTACGAAATTGATCATGTGGCATCTGAGTTCGAATTCTTTCTCGGAAAGATCGTCTGTTTCCATA
The sequence above is a segment of the uncultured Methanolobus sp. genome. Coding sequences within it:
- a CDS encoding aspartate-semialdehyde dehydrogenase, with the translated sequence MSYKVGIMGATGAVGREIIEVLHDRNFPVEKLRLFASVRSAGKVMETPFGEITIENADEADYSEMDIAFFAISGGWSQENAEKATSAGCYVIDNSSAFRYDDNVPLVVPEINADSIGDSKLIANPNCTTAIAAIPLYALHKEYGVKKVIISTYQATSGAGAAGMSELTQETRNYLDGKEVGNKVFAYPIAFNAIPHIDSFQENDYTREEMKVVWETRKIFSEPDMPISCTCVRIPTMRVHAESIVIETEKPVNPDDARKLLSSVQGVDLKDDIANKVYPMPLTATKKYDVEVGRIRQNLVFGDHGLEFFVCGDQILKGAALNAVQIAEKL